Proteins encoded within one genomic window of Methanothrix harundinacea 6Ac:
- a CDS encoding DUF1848 domain-containing protein, producing MIISASYRTDIPAFYGEWFEKRLEAGYCSVSNPYNNRQVRRVSLLPEDVDGFVFWTRNLGPFMGRLTRVAQFGRPFVVQQTVTGYPRALEPAAVGAAVAVRQIRAVAEAYGPKAAVWRYDPIIFSSLTPAEFHLENFESLASALEGSVDEVVISFAQVYRKAARNLDLAARNFGFTWMDPPDDVKLDLASKLVEVARRHGMSLSVCSQRKYIVPGAAAARCVDARRLAAVGGRRIRARLKGKRPECGCYEAVDIGEYDTCPAGCAFCYAVLRREMALRRRKSHDPGGDFLWGPGEEAAPAPESKGQMTLF from the coding sequence ATGATCATCTCCGCAAGCTACAGGACGGACATCCCCGCCTTCTACGGCGAGTGGTTCGAGAAGAGGCTCGAGGCGGGGTACTGCTCCGTCTCCAATCCGTACAACAACCGCCAGGTCCGCCGGGTGAGCCTCCTGCCGGAGGACGTCGACGGCTTCGTCTTCTGGACGAGAAACCTCGGCCCCTTCATGGGCAGGCTTACGAGGGTGGCGCAGTTCGGCCGCCCCTTCGTCGTCCAGCAGACCGTCACCGGCTATCCGCGGGCCCTGGAGCCCGCCGCCGTCGGCGCCGCTGTGGCGGTCCGGCAGATCAGGGCCGTCGCCGAGGCGTACGGGCCGAAGGCCGCCGTCTGGCGGTACGACCCGATCATCTTCTCTTCCCTGACGCCGGCAGAGTTCCACCTCGAGAACTTCGAGAGCCTCGCCTCCGCCCTGGAGGGGTCCGTCGACGAGGTGGTGATCTCCTTCGCCCAAGTTTATCGGAAGGCCGCTCGGAACCTCGACCTCGCGGCCCGCAATTTCGGCTTCACCTGGATGGACCCCCCCGACGATGTCAAGCTCGACCTCGCCTCAAAGCTCGTGGAGGTGGCGAGGCGCCACGGAATGAGCCTCTCGGTCTGCTCCCAGCGAAAGTACATCGTTCCCGGGGCGGCGGCCGCCCGGTGCGTCGACGCCCGAAGGCTCGCCGCCGTCGGTGGGCGACGGATCCGGGCCCGGCTGAAGGGGAAGCGGCCGGAGTGCGGCTGCTACGAGGCCGTCGACATAGGCGAGTACGACACCTGCCCCGCCGGATGCGCCTTCTGCTACGCCGTCCTCCGGCGGGAGATGGCCTTGCGCCGGCGGAAGAGCCACGACCCCGGGGGCGATTTTCTTTGGGGGCCGGGGGAGGAGGCGGCCCCGGCCCCGGAGTCGAAGGGCCAGATGACCCTCTTCTGA
- a CDS encoding YgiT-type zinc finger protein, producing the protein MRPFEKCPVCGGELVEKEVEKLLRGGAHTALLKVRAEVCLRCGGRVYSQETVRRFEEIRSKLRRQDTAEFKPMGLSFEVV; encoded by the coding sequence ATGAGACCCTTTGAGAAGTGCCCCGTCTGCGGCGGGGAGCTGGTGGAGAAAGAGGTGGAGAAGCTCCTCAGAGGCGGCGCTCACACCGCTCTTCTGAAGGTGAGGGCCGAGGTCTGTCTACGCTGCGGCGGGCGGGTCTATTCTCAGGAGACGGTCAGGCGGTTCGAGGAGATCAGATCGAAGCTGAGGCGCCAGGATACGGCGGAGTTCAAGCCGATGGGGCTGTCGTTCGAGGTGGTATAG
- a CDS encoding DUF4062 domain-containing protein → MSRYLSHIRVFVASPGDVTKERRKLDDVVDELNRTWSDKLGTHLDLITWERDVCPGVGEDPQDVINKQIDNYNYDIFIGIIWKRLGTATTRADSGTVEEYERAYERYRKDSNQIKIMFYFKKILPSERSEIDVDELDKINKFKAKLRLHNLCCIYEDIDEFGKLIQRHLSKQMQGWQKSWGKKPAKLKFRYENPTGWVKRDPDVGDNVNSTTILTDDRAEIRIDIIRLSNSELDQIAKMQFVEDDSDLDGEAPSWITAYNEDPWGIAKGLWITYVNYLNKFNLKPRNISGRGTGLLSPDGACAFYATNDRHDGPPPDLPLEWYFVWIRPEYGNVFVGIHARFPPNYLEIYDTKNICRGGGSAHVDCCGGGVYDVYYWPEPLWVVMTSFTTKKYGD, encoded by the coding sequence ATGTCGAGATATCTTTCACACATTAGGGTATTTGTCGCATCTCCGGGAGATGTGACTAAAGAACGGAGAAAATTAGATGATGTTGTTGATGAATTGAACCGAACATGGAGTGATAAACTCGGTACTCATCTCGATCTCATTACATGGGAACGTGACGTTTGTCCTGGTGTAGGTGAGGACCCACAAGATGTTATTAATAAACAAATAGATAATTATAATTATGATATTTTCATCGGTATAATTTGGAAACGCCTAGGGACTGCTACAACACGAGCAGATTCAGGGACAGTTGAAGAGTATGAGAGAGCTTACGAACGATATCGTAAGGATTCGAATCAGATTAAAATTATGTTTTATTTCAAAAAGATATTACCATCTGAACGTAGTGAAATAGATGTTGATGAGCTAGATAAAATTAATAAGTTTAAAGCAAAATTAAGGCTGCACAATTTATGTTGTATTTACGAAGATATAGATGAATTTGGAAAGCTAATCCAACGACATTTAAGTAAGCAAATGCAAGGATGGCAAAAAAGTTGGGGCAAGAAGCCAGCAAAACTTAAGTTTAGATATGAAAATCCAACTGGTTGGGTAAAAAGAGACCCAGATGTTGGTGATAATGTTAATTCAACTACGATATTGACGGATGATAGGGCTGAAATTCGGATCGATATTATAAGATTATCTAATTCAGAACTTGACCAAATAGCTAAGATGCAATTCGTAGAAGACGATTCAGATTTGGATGGTGAAGCCCCATCTTGGATAACTGCCTATAACGAAGATCCATGGGGTATTGCTAAGGGCCTCTGGATTACTTATGTAAATTATTTAAATAAATTTAATCTCAAACCTAGGAATATCTCTGGTAGAGGCACTGGCTTGTTAAGCCCAGATGGTGCTTGTGCTTTCTACGCAACTAATGATCGACATGACGGTCCACCTCCGGATTTGCCTCTTGAATGGTATTTTGTTTGGATTCGCCCAGAATATGGAAACGTTTTTGTAGGAATTCATGCACGATTTCCTCCAAACTATTTAGAGATTTATGATACGAAAAATATTTGTCGTGGTGGTGGTAGTGCACATGTTGATTGCTGTGGTGGTGGAGTTTATGATGTTTACTATTGGCCTGAACCATTATGGGTGGTAATGACTTCTTTTACAACAAAAAAATATGGCGATTAA
- a CDS encoding methanogenesis marker 12 protein — protein MFIGVDHGTRAMRFADSDGNCLVIPREEAARLAPGEIIDRIRGAFDLAPAPGGAEAARSGSGAEEVELLALCYSMGDGITDIVRIEDAENRGVISQDGAGLHVGGGTNVFDAVLAAGWPAILLPGIHDRSKIDPRMKVFSHGASPEKLGLAYKVYKDGKKDFIISDASSNVVTIGVAAGRIAGAIDAPIFAPGLLHGPLDVAAIRKVDAGKMTANEAFTRGGILRKQGLTLKSCTEEEKEAAFEALALYAAMELAAMGVLLRDLGAAEPALYLAGDPASRISGRVSELLGREVLPLASCDAALGCALIAEDVYKGAREVLGLRVDAGIAL, from the coding sequence ATGTTCATCGGCGTCGATCACGGGACGAGGGCGATGAGGTTTGCAGACTCCGACGGCAACTGCCTCGTCATCCCGAGGGAGGAGGCGGCCAGGCTCGCCCCTGGGGAGATCATCGACCGGATCCGGGGGGCCTTCGACCTCGCCCCGGCCCCCGGGGGAGCCGAAGCCGCCAGATCCGGCTCCGGCGCCGAAGAGGTCGAGCTCCTCGCCCTCTGCTACTCCATGGGGGACGGGATCACCGACATCGTTAGGATCGAGGACGCCGAGAACCGCGGCGTCATCAGCCAGGACGGCGCGGGCCTGCACGTCGGCGGCGGGACGAACGTCTTCGACGCCGTCCTCGCGGCGGGCTGGCCCGCGATCCTGCTGCCCGGGATCCACGACCGCTCCAAGATCGACCCCCGGATGAAGGTATTCTCCCACGGCGCCAGCCCCGAGAAGCTGGGGCTCGCCTACAAGGTCTATAAAGACGGCAAGAAGGACTTCATCATATCCGACGCCAGCTCCAATGTGGTCACCATCGGCGTCGCCGCTGGGCGCATAGCCGGGGCCATCGACGCCCCCATCTTCGCCCCCGGCCTTCTGCACGGGCCTCTCGACGTCGCCGCGATCCGAAAAGTTGACGCCGGGAAGATGACTGCCAACGAGGCCTTCACCCGGGGCGGGATCTTGCGGAAGCAGGGCCTCACCCTCAAGAGCTGCACCGAAGAAGAGAAGGAGGCGGCCTTCGAGGCGCTCGCGCTCTATGCCGCCATGGAGCTCGCCGCCATGGGCGTCCTCCTCCGGGACCTGGGCGCCGCCGAACCGGCGCTGTACCTCGCGGGCGACCCCGCCTCCCGGATATCGGGGAGGGTCTCGGAGCTTCTGGGGCGCGAGGTTCTGCCGCTCGCAAGCTGCGATGCGGCCCTGGGATGCGCGCTTATCGCGGAGGATGTGTACAAGGGGGCGAGGGAGGTGCTGGGGCTGAGGGTGGATGCGGGGATAGCTTTATGA
- the cofD gene encoding 2-phospho-L-lactate transferase, which produces MIVLSGGTGTPKLLVGLKEVLDPRELTVVANTADDLWISGNLVSPDLDTVVYTLAGMIDRRRWWGIEGDTFRTHNFLKSLGRRELLALGDLDRSIHIFRSELLREGLSLSEATARLCRALKVAGKVVPMTDDPVSTMISTPEGEIHLQEFWVGRSGRPDVMGVRFRGIEDALPSLEFLAALERAAEVGEPILIGPSNPVSSIGPILALRGVRDLLSKKGCGSERRRRSRVIAISPLVDGRPVSGPAAKFMRAWGFPVTDQGVAEILGCVDLMVVSPGSDYRGPSVRLDTTMRNEAESLRLAEEIVRIADEGMEPGIEAEAV; this is translated from the coding sequence CTGATAGTCCTCAGCGGCGGGACGGGGACCCCGAAGCTCCTCGTCGGGCTGAAGGAGGTCCTCGATCCCCGGGAGCTGACGGTCGTCGCCAACACCGCCGACGACCTCTGGATCTCGGGAAACCTCGTCTCGCCGGACCTCGACACCGTCGTCTACACCCTGGCGGGGATGATCGACCGGAGGAGGTGGTGGGGGATCGAGGGGGACACTTTTAGGACCCACAATTTTCTGAAGAGCCTCGGCCGCCGGGAGCTCCTCGCCCTCGGAGACCTCGACCGCTCCATCCATATATTCCGGTCCGAGCTCCTCCGGGAGGGGCTCTCCCTCTCCGAGGCGACGGCGAGGCTCTGCCGTGCCCTGAAGGTCGCCGGAAAGGTCGTCCCCATGACCGACGACCCCGTCTCCACCATGATATCGACCCCCGAGGGGGAGATCCACCTCCAGGAGTTCTGGGTGGGCCGGTCCGGCCGACCCGATGTGATGGGGGTACGGTTCAGGGGGATCGAGGACGCCCTCCCAAGCCTCGAATTTCTCGCCGCCCTGGAGAGGGCGGCCGAGGTGGGAGAGCCGATCCTCATCGGGCCGAGCAACCCCGTCTCCAGCATCGGGCCGATCCTCGCCCTCCGGGGGGTCCGGGACCTCCTGAGTAAGAAGGGGTGCGGGAGCGAAAGGAGACGGAGAAGCCGGGTCATCGCCATCAGCCCCCTCGTCGATGGGCGGCCCGTCAGCGGCCCCGCCGCGAAGTTCATGCGGGCCTGGGGGTTTCCCGTCACCGACCAGGGGGTCGCCGAGATCCTCGGGTGTGTCGACCTGATGGTGGTCAGCCCCGGAAGCGACTATCGAGGCCCCTCCGTCCGGCTGGACACGACCATGAGGAACGAGGCGGAGAGCCTGAGGCTGGCGGAAGAGATCGTCAGGATCGCTGATGAAGGTATGGAGCCGGGGATTGAGGCGGAGGCGGTGTAG
- a CDS encoding ZPR1 zinc finger domain-containing protein produces MKAKTTSSCPICSAEIAFDWETKEIPHFGEALIIAGVCDACGFKLSDTILLSQGDPVRYAITIEEVADLNARVIRSTSGTIRLPELGIDVEPGPASEAYISNVEGVLQRVRDIVLFATRSARDAGAEENVCRGEWIIERIDRAMEGVGPLTLILEDPLGNSAIVSEKAISTRLTPEECEDLKTGMIILDSAA; encoded by the coding sequence TTGAAGGCGAAGACCACCTCGAGCTGCCCGATCTGCTCCGCCGAGATCGCCTTCGACTGGGAGACTAAGGAGATCCCCCACTTCGGCGAGGCGCTGATCATCGCCGGGGTCTGCGATGCCTGCGGCTTCAAGCTCAGCGACACCATCCTCCTCAGCCAGGGCGATCCCGTCAGGTATGCCATCACCATCGAGGAGGTGGCAGACCTGAACGCCCGGGTGATCAGGTCCACCAGCGGGACGATCAGGCTTCCGGAGCTGGGGATCGACGTGGAGCCCGGCCCCGCCTCCGAGGCCTACATATCGAACGTCGAGGGAGTCCTCCAGAGGGTCCGGGATATCGTCCTCTTCGCCACCCGGTCCGCCCGGGACGCGGGGGCGGAGGAGAACGTCTGCCGGGGCGAATGGATAATCGAGCGGATCGATCGGGCGATGGAGGGGGTCGGCCCCCTCACCCTGATCCTGGAGGACCCCCTGGGAAATAGCGCCATCGTATCCGAGAAGGCGATCTCGACGAGGCTCACCCCCGAGGAGTGCGAGGATCTGAAGACCGGGATGATCATCCTCGACTCCGCCGCCTGA
- a CDS encoding cell division protein SepF: protein MGILDKLMGRSGDEDYVNIDLGQFEEVSGGGPSEILVKMAELNDLEVLPEIKTEIERGNLVLVDISPMRREKDLLDEAIGELKASVEDLRGDIAGLGDNLVIVVPRRMRIDREDVLGAED, encoded by the coding sequence ATGGGCATCTTGGACAAGTTGATGGGCAGGTCTGGGGATGAGGATTACGTGAACATAGACCTGGGGCAGTTCGAGGAGGTCTCCGGCGGGGGCCCCTCGGAGATCCTGGTGAAGATGGCGGAGCTGAACGACCTCGAGGTCCTCCCCGAGATAAAGACGGAGATAGAGAGGGGCAACCTCGTCCTGGTGGACATATCTCCCATGAGGAGGGAGAAGGACCTCCTCGATGAGGCGATCGGGGAGTTGAAGGCCTCCGTCGAGGATCTGAGGGGGGACATAGCCGGCCTCGGCGACAACCTGGTGATAGTCGTCCCCCGGCGGATGAGGATAGATCGGGAGGACGTCCTGGGGGCGGAGGATTGA
- the cofG gene encoding 7,8-didemethyl-8-hydroxy-5-deazariboflavin synthase subunit CofG, whose product MRGVLTYSRNVFIPVTDVCRNRCGYCSFRRDRGRIIGRREAIDLLDRGASAGSSEALFSLGEAPWEVSGFAEILKGAGYDDLIGYLIELSELALERGLLPHTNAGLLSKEEMRRLMPYNASMGLMLETTAEVEAHRSSPGKRPLLRLAAMAAAGELKIPFTTGILVGIGETEADRLRSIDAIRRAHEAHGHIQEVIVQPFDPKPGTAMSGAPAPGPEILAETVRMARSILPPEVAVQVPPNLADPLLLAEAGADDLGGISSVTPDWINPERQWPTLMELKVRLPGFDLLERLPVYPRHIRLRWHGRKTWALVEELAGPDGLRRRARVEGPNRK is encoded by the coding sequence ATGAGAGGGGTTCTCACCTACTCCCGGAACGTCTTCATACCGGTCACCGACGTCTGCAGAAACCGGTGCGGATACTGCAGCTTCCGGCGGGATCGCGGGAGGATCATCGGCCGCCGGGAGGCGATCGACCTCCTCGACCGGGGAGCCTCGGCGGGCTCCTCTGAGGCCCTCTTCTCCCTGGGGGAGGCGCCCTGGGAGGTCTCCGGCTTCGCCGAGATCCTGAAAGGGGCGGGGTATGACGACCTCATAGGCTACCTGATAGAGCTATCGGAGCTGGCCCTGGAGAGGGGCCTCCTCCCCCACACCAACGCCGGCCTCCTCTCGAAGGAGGAGATGAGGAGGCTTATGCCCTACAACGCCAGCATGGGGCTGATGCTCGAGACGACCGCCGAGGTGGAGGCCCACCGATCCTCCCCGGGAAAGAGGCCTCTATTGAGGCTCGCGGCGATGGCGGCGGCGGGGGAGCTGAAGATCCCCTTCACCACCGGGATCCTGGTGGGGATCGGCGAGACGGAGGCGGACCGGCTCCGATCGATCGATGCCATAAGAAGGGCCCACGAGGCTCATGGCCACATCCAGGAGGTGATCGTCCAGCCCTTCGACCCCAAGCCGGGGACGGCGATGTCTGGGGCCCCAGCGCCAGGGCCGGAGATCCTGGCGGAGACGGTGAGGATGGCTCGGTCGATCCTGCCGCCGGAGGTCGCCGTCCAGGTCCCCCCAAACCTGGCAGATCCCCTCCTCCTGGCGGAGGCGGGGGCGGACGACCTGGGCGGGATCAGCTCCGTCACCCCGGACTGGATCAACCCGGAGAGGCAGTGGCCGACCCTGATGGAGCTGAAAGTCCGGCTCCCCGGCTTTGATCTTCTGGAGAGGCTCCCGGTCTACCCTAGGCATATCCGCCTCCGGTGGCATGGGAGAAAGACCTGGGCCCTCGTCGAGGAGCTGGCGGGGCCCGACGGCCTCCGGAGGAGGGCTCGGGTGGAAGGTCCGAATCGCAAATGA
- a CDS encoding UPF0179 family protein: MSEAATQITLIGTKLATIGMEFIFNAPSPECETCKLRNTCTNLESGRRYRILGIRGELVHDCPIHEAGVRAVEVTESPIIAAIDARKAFAGSKTVLEPPRCERYECTMYELCHPVGLKEGDRCTIVDLVGEAPEECEIGNKLKLVELRR; encoded by the coding sequence ATGTCCGAAGCAGCAACACAGATCACCCTGATAGGAACCAAGCTCGCGACTATAGGGATGGAGTTCATCTTCAACGCCCCCTCTCCGGAATGCGAGACCTGCAAGCTGAGGAACACCTGCACCAACCTCGAGTCGGGGAGGAGGTACAGGATCCTGGGGATCCGGGGGGAGCTGGTCCACGACTGTCCCATCCACGAGGCGGGGGTCCGGGCGGTGGAGGTGACCGAGAGCCCCATCATCGCGGCCATCGACGCGAGGAAGGCCTTCGCCGGGTCGAAGACCGTCCTGGAGCCGCCCAGGTGCGAGAGGTACGAGTGCACCATGTACGAGCTCTGCCACCCCGTCGGCCTGAAGGAGGGGGACAGGTGCACCATCGTCGACCTCGTCGGCGAGGCCCCCGAGGAGTGCGAGATCGGAAACAAGCTGAAGCTGGTGGAGCTGAGGCGCTGA
- a CDS encoding NAD(P)-dependent glycerol-1-phosphate dehydrogenase — translation MELPRLVVVGSGVAREVAEISRDLKLAGGALIVTGPRTCELVGGEISRRLEEGGFETALMITKFSKIEEVERAERMAADMGAGFLVGVGGGRSIDVAKLASVRVGVPFVSIPTAASHDGICSAQASLTIDGETTSVSAQAPFGIVADTAIISQAPKRLLAAGCGDIISNITAVRDWKLAHRLRGEEYSEYASALSEMTARMIVETSSELKPGLEESARIVVKALISSGVAMSIAGSSRPASGSEHKFAHAINRIEPGKALHGELCGLGTIVMMYLHGGDWRMIREALEKVGAPTSAADIGLAEETVIEALTSAHTIRPERYTILGSGLTREAAAAAAKKTKII, via the coding sequence ATGGAGCTTCCGCGGCTGGTGGTCGTCGGCAGCGGCGTCGCAAGAGAGGTGGCCGAGATCTCCAGAGACCTCAAACTCGCGGGCGGTGCCCTCATCGTCACGGGCCCCAGAACCTGCGAGCTCGTCGGCGGAGAGATCTCCCGGCGGCTGGAAGAGGGCGGCTTCGAGACGGCCCTGATGATCACAAAATTTTCAAAGATCGAGGAGGTGGAGAGGGCGGAACGGATGGCGGCGGATATGGGGGCGGGATTTCTCGTGGGGGTCGGAGGGGGGAGGTCCATCGACGTAGCCAAGCTCGCCTCCGTCAGGGTCGGCGTCCCCTTCGTCTCCATCCCCACCGCCGCCTCCCACGACGGTATCTGCTCCGCCCAGGCCTCCCTCACCATCGACGGCGAGACGACCTCCGTCTCCGCCCAGGCCCCCTTCGGGATCGTCGCCGACACCGCCATCATCTCCCAGGCGCCCAAGAGGCTCCTGGCGGCCGGATGCGGCGACATAATCTCCAACATCACCGCCGTCAGGGACTGGAAGCTCGCCCACCGCCTCCGGGGGGAGGAGTACAGCGAGTACGCCTCGGCCCTATCGGAGATGACGGCGAGGATGATCGTCGAGACCTCCTCGGAGCTGAAGCCGGGGCTCGAGGAGTCGGCGAGGATCGTCGTCAAGGCCCTCATCTCGAGCGGCGTCGCCATGTCCATCGCAGGCTCCTCCCGCCCCGCCAGCGGCTCGGAGCACAAGTTCGCCCACGCCATAAACAGGATCGAACCGGGGAAGGCCCTCCACGGCGAGCTCTGCGGCCTTGGGACCATAGTCATGATGTACCTCCACGGCGGCGACTGGAGGATGATCCGGGAGGCCCTGGAGAAGGTGGGGGCCCCGACCTCGGCCGCCGATATCGGCCTCGCGGAGGAGACGGTGATCGAGGCCCTCACCTCCGCCCACACCATCCGCCCCGAGCGGTACACCATCCTCGGCTCGGGGCTCACCCGAGAGGCAGCAGCCGCGGCAGCCAAGAAGACCAAGATAATATAA
- a CDS encoding ABC transporter ATP-binding protein translates to MAALLEIRDLSKSFSVKGKRFEALRDVNLSVYDKEFICLLGPSGCGKTTLLRIMAGLERPTSGAVLLDGEPIEGPGPQRGMVFQEYSLFPWRTILDNVAFGLELKGVSKAERHEKARRYITAVGLAGFENSYPHELSGGMKQRVAIVRALVNNPRALFMDEPFGALDAQTRNVMQAELLRIWQEQQKTVIFVTHSVDEAIYLADRVVIMSARPGQISEIIDVEIPRPRVRTSAEVNRYREQVLSVLKCLRKD, encoded by the coding sequence ATGGCCGCCCTCCTGGAGATCAGGGACCTCTCGAAGAGCTTCTCGGTGAAGGGGAAGCGCTTTGAGGCCCTACGCGACGTCAACCTCTCCGTCTACGACAAGGAGTTCATCTGCCTCCTCGGCCCCTCCGGCTGCGGCAAGACGACCCTCCTGCGGATCATGGCCGGCCTCGAGAGGCCCACCAGCGGCGCGGTCCTCCTGGACGGCGAGCCGATCGAGGGGCCGGGGCCCCAGCGGGGGATGGTATTTCAGGAGTACTCCCTCTTTCCCTGGAGGACGATCCTCGACAACGTAGCCTTCGGCCTGGAGCTTAAAGGCGTCTCCAAGGCGGAGCGGCACGAGAAGGCCCGCCGGTACATCACGGCGGTGGGCCTTGCGGGGTTTGAGAACAGCTACCCCCACGAGCTCTCGGGGGGGATGAAGCAGAGGGTCGCGATAGTCCGGGCCCTGGTGAACAACCCGCGGGCTCTATTCATGGACGAGCCCTTCGGCGCCCTCGACGCCCAGACGAGGAACGTCATGCAGGCGGAGCTCCTCCGGATCTGGCAGGAGCAGCAGAAGACCGTCATCTTCGTCACCCACAGCGTCGACGAGGCGATCTACCTCGCCGACCGGGTGGTGATCATGTCCGCCCGCCCCGGCCAGATCAGCGAGATCATCGACGTCGAGATCCCCCGGCCCAGGGTCAGGACCAGCGCCGAGGTGAACAGGTACCGAGAGCAGGTCCTCTCCGTTCTGAAGTGCCTCCGAAAGGATTGA
- a CDS encoding ATP-binding protein: MKVVIRKIIKIDEALCDGCGNCVLACPENAIEIVGGKAKVVRESLCDGLGACIGDCPTGALSMEEREAEEFDELAAKAAVEPAHPTRPPGRGRGCEDGDGPGEGEGGCPMALRGTGAGRLGSSKLAGRRSRAPASGPAAAAIQPELSNWPVQMRLAHVDSPHFDGARLLIAGDCTAFATPWVHQDFIRGRTTLIGCPKLDERESFVEGLAAILAAHEIEDITVLEMEVPCCSNLEAFVRQSLKRAGKEVPVRSVILGIDGEVQG; encoded by the coding sequence ATGAAGGTGGTCATAAGGAAGATCATAAAGATCGACGAGGCCCTCTGCGACGGGTGCGGAAACTGCGTCCTCGCCTGTCCCGAGAACGCCATCGAGATCGTCGGCGGAAAGGCGAAGGTCGTCCGGGAGAGCCTCTGCGACGGCCTCGGCGCCTGCATCGGCGACTGCCCGACGGGCGCCCTCTCGATGGAGGAGCGGGAGGCGGAGGAGTTCGATGAGCTGGCGGCGAAGGCGGCGGTCGAACCGGCCCACCCGACCCGACCGCCGGGGCGCGGGAGGGGCTGCGAGGATGGCGACGGCCCCGGCGAGGGGGAGGGCGGCTGCCCGATGGCCCTGAGGGGCACGGGGGCGGGAAGGCTCGGCTCCTCGAAGCTCGCCGGGAGGCGGAGCCGCGCCCCGGCTTCGGGGCCGGCGGCCGCCGCCATCCAGCCGGAGCTCTCCAACTGGCCGGTCCAGATGCGGCTTGCTCACGTCGACTCGCCTCATTTCGACGGCGCGCGCCTTCTAATTGCAGGAGACTGCACCGCCTTCGCCACACCTTGGGTCCACCAGGACTTCATCCGGGGAAGGACGACCCTCATCGGCTGCCCGAAGCTCGACGAGAGGGAGAGCTTCGTCGAGGGGCTCGCCGCGATCCTCGCCGCCCACGAGATCGAGGATATCACCGTTTTGGAGATGGAGGTCCCCTGCTGCTCGAACCTGGAGGCCTTCGTCCGGCAGTCTCTGAAGAGGGCGGGAAAGGAGGTGCCGGTGAGGAGCGTCATCCTCGGGATCGACGGGGAGGTGCAGGGGTGA
- a CDS encoding cupin domain-containing protein, translating to MKIVEVEKADGAPNPHGVDARMISDTESAQVVHLTLAPGESLKKHVTPVDVVFYVLEGRGIVEIGDEKREVTADSLVESPAKIPHRWTNPGDRRLRVLVVKTPRPTEQTRIL from the coding sequence ATGAAGATCGTCGAGGTGGAGAAGGCCGATGGGGCGCCAAACCCCCACGGGGTCGATGCGAGGATGATCAGCGATACGGAATCGGCCCAGGTGGTCCACCTCACCCTTGCGCCCGGGGAATCCCTCAAGAAGCACGTCACCCCCGTCGACGTCGTCTTCTACGTCCTGGAGGGGAGGGGGATCGTTGAGATCGGGGACGAGAAGAGGGAGGTTACTGCCGACTCCCTGGTGGAGAGCCCGGCGAAGATCCCCCACCGCTGGACCAACCCGGGCGATCGGCGTCTCAGGGTCCTCGTCGTCAAGACCCCGAGGCCAACGGAGCAGACCCGGATCCTGTGA